The following proteins come from a genomic window of Meles meles chromosome 1, mMelMel3.1 paternal haplotype, whole genome shotgun sequence:
- the LOC123925429 gene encoding olfactory receptor 2A12-like: MHSLGKNHSSVSEFLLLGFSSESQVRIALFSFFLLLYLVTLLGNGLIITLIYLESHLHTPMYFFLSVLSLVDVSYVTTTMPQMLVNMVCPKKTISWGACVAQMFIFLVLGIAECVLYAIMAYDRYVAICFPLHYPLLMSRPICIKMVTGCCSISIAGALIYTIFTMHLPYCGPQKINHFFCEVPAVLKLACADTSFNDHLDFILGFILLLVPFSLILASYIRIFASILRIHSSQGRLKSFSTCASHITVVIMFYGPAMIMYMRPGSWYDPERDKKLALFYNVVSAFLNPIIYSLRNKDVKRAFLNVLGKRRTAH; this comes from the coding sequence ATGCACAGCCTTGGCAAGAACCACAGCTCTGTGTCTGAGTTCCTCCTTCTGGGATTCTCCAGTGAGTCACAGGTTAGAATAGCCctgttctccttcttccttctcctctaccTCGTCACTCTTCTGGGTAATGGACTTATCATCACCCTGATCTACCTGGAATcacacctccacacacccatgtacttctttcTGAGTGTCCTCTCCTTGGTGGACGTGAGTTATGTCACTACCACTATGCCCCAGATGTTGGTTAATATGGTGTGTCCAAAGAAAACCATCTCCTGGGGAGCTTGTGTAGCCCAGATGTTTATCTTCTTGGTCCTCGGCATTGCTGAGTGTGTCCTCTATGCCATTATGGCCTATGACAGGTATGTAGCCATTTGCTTCCCCCTTCACTATCCCCTACTCATGAGCCGTCCCATTTGTATCAAGATGGTCACGGGCTGTTGCTCCATTAGCATAGCTGGGGCCCTGATCTACACCATCTTCACCATGCATCTGCCTTACTGTGGCCCCCAGAAGATAAACCATTTCTTCTGTGAGGTCCCCGCTGTCCTGAAATTGGCCTGTGCAGACACGTCCTTCAATGACCATTTGGACTTCATCTTGGGTTTCATCCTGCTCTTGGTTCCATTCTCCCTCATCCTGGCCTCCTATATCCGAATCTTTGCCTCCATCTTAAGAATCCACTCATCCCAGGGGAGACTCAAGTCTTTCTCCACATGTGCTTCCCACATCACTGTGGTCATCATGTTCTATGGACCAGCCATGATCATGTACATGAGGCCCGGCTCCTGGTATGACCCAGAGCGGGACAAGAAGCTAGCCCTGTTCTACAATGTTGTCTCTGCCTTCCTCAACCCCATCATCTATAGCCTCCGGAACAAAGATGTTAAAAGGGCCTTTCTGAATGTACTTGGTAAGAGAAGAACTGCTCACTGA